The Thermomicrobiales bacterium genome contains the following window.
GTTCTCGACTCGCACGCGAACCTGACTCCGCAGATGGTCGAGCATGCCGACATCCTGCTGGCCTACGAGACCTACCCGCACATCGACACCTATGCGCGTGGCAGCCAGGCGGTGCGGTTGCTGGAGCAGCGGCTGCTCGGCGAGATCCTGCCCACCCACGCATTGCGCCAGATTCCGCTACTGACCCCGCTGACGACGCAGTGGACTGCCGGGCCGACTCCGATGCGCGACCTCGCGCTGCTGGCCGAGCAGGCGCGTCATGAACGATCGGTGCTCTCGATCGCCCTCGCCTCGGGCTTCCCCTACAACGATATCCACGACGCGGGGATGGCGGTGCTGGTGACGACCGACGGCGATCCGGCGGCGGCGAACGCGATCGCCGACCGGCTGGCAGCCGCCTGCTGGGAGAGACGATCGCTGTTCGAGTCGGACCTGACCCCGGTCGATGCAGCGGTCTCGCTGGCGATGGCGGCGGAGCGCGGGCCGGTCGTGCTGGCAGATGTCGCCGACAACCCCGGCGGGGGCGCGTCGGGGGATGGCACGACGATCCTGGCCGCGCTGCTGGCGGCGCGTGCCGAAAGCGCGGTTGTCGCGATGATCGCCGATCCCGAGACGGTGCGTCAGGCAGAGCTGATCGGCGCAGGCAATCGCGGCAGGCTACGACTGGGCGGCAAGACCGACCACCTCCACGGCCCGACGCTGGAGCTCGACGCGCGGGTGCGCTGGACTGGCGACCTCACCTTTGTGAATCGCGGTCCGATGGGAACCGGGACGACGACGCGGCTGGGGTCGTCGGCGGTCATCGAGGTGGGCGACCCGCCGGTCGAGGTGATCGTTGCGACGAACCGCGTCCAGGCGCTCGACCCGGAGCTGCTGCGTGCGGCAGGGATCGAGCCGGAGTCGCGCCGGATCATCGTTCTGAAGTCGAGCGTCCACTTCCGGGCCGCGTTCGGGCCACTGGCAGCCGGCATCATCGAGGTCGCTGGGCCAGGACTCTCCTCGCCGGATCTGCTCAGCTTTCCCTACCGCCGCGTCCGCCGGCCGATCTGGCCGCTGGATCGCGACATGCGGTAGGGTCAGGGTAAAGGAGGCAGGATGAGCGATAACCGGGACCCGGACGACAAGCAGAAGCCACGCCAGCAGCAGGGGATGATCGTCGGCCTCCCGCTTGGCGTCGCGATCGGCGCCGATCGCGGCGCCGCAATGGGCAACGTCTCCCTGGGTATCTCGATCGGCGTTGCCATCGGCGTCGCGCTCGGCGTCGCGCACGATCAGCGCAAGAACGATTGATGAGCGAGATGCCGCCACGCCGCCGAAAGAACCCGCTCGTTCAGGCCGCCGCGGTCCTGCTGGGCTTCCTGCTCGGCATCGCGCTGCTCGGCCGGCTCGATAGCAGCGGCCTGCCGATCCTGGTCGGCGCGGCGATCGGGGTTGCGCTGGTCTTGGCGTTCGACGCGCTGCGGCGCAGAGACCGACCATCCTGAAGCGGCGAGCACCGTTGACTACCGACCGCCAACGTACCTCGTTCGACCTTCGTGCCCCTCACGTATTCCAGCGCAGTAGAACGACGGCGACAAGCTGGAGAACACAGAAGGCGAACAGGAAGATACCGATGCTGAAGACCGTGATCACGCCAAACACGAACGACAGCGCCGCGGCGATGAGCATCGCCTTCCACGACGAGCGAGACAGGCCGTACCAGGTTAGGAACAGCGAACACCCGGGAATCAGCCATATGAGATCGAGCCATAGCCCCTGGGACATTCGCCGGTCCGTTTCGCTACGCTGCTAGTGTCGGGTAGAATCAGGTATAGCGTCCTCCTCCACAGTGCCAGTAGCCACCGGGGACGAGCGAGCCGGTATGCGAGCACTAGTAGTTGTAGCTGCCTCCCGGCCAACCATCGTATTCGGCCTGGTGCTCGTGTAGCCAGTTACCACCCGCGTACTGGAATCCACCCAACGTCCAGGACCAGACCTCCGACGGACCTCCAGGAGACCACGCGGTATAGCAGTAGCGTTGACTCCAGCCATCCGGCGCGGCGTAGCAGTCGTGCCACTCGTTGTATCCGCCGTAGACCGCTGACCCGTCGTCAAGATAGGTGAGTTCTGCGTACACGTACGTTAGATCGATGCCGATCTTGTCGTTATATGTTGACCAAGCAACACCAAGTGTTGCGGTTGCGAGGATCGATGCCTCAGATGTAGCGGCGATTGAAGCTGGTCTCGCCGGTGTTCTACTAGGTTCACGAACTGATTGAACGACCATCGTGCAGTCTTCGGTTACGCGAATTACGATCTCAGAGGGTTGGCCGTCGTGATCGCCGACAGCACCGACCTCCACCTTCCCGAAGGAGCACTCGTCATCCGCAGAACCGCGCTCACTGTCCTTGAGGTGACCAACTGCGACGATTGAGCCAACCGTGATCGGAGTTGGCACACCGTCGACCCGTGAGTACTGCGTTCCTATATCCTGAGTCTCATCGCGCGAGCCGTCCGCCCAGGCGTGGCCAGAAAGCGCGAACACCGATAGCACGACAGCTAGAGCGGCGGATAGCCTGACGAATCGTTCGGCGAACATCGCTCAATACAGCGACTAGCGTGATGTGTCCTGTACTGTGGTGCGACAGCTACCACCGCTCGTTGTCATTCCGAGCCGCAGCGAGGAATCTCCCCTGGCTGGATACAGTCGAACGCAGGGAGATCCTTCGGCTGCGCGGGCGCCCTCTGGGCAGAGGATGACAAGGTGCGGGGAGGCTGCCAACCTGACACGTCATCCTAGTCGGAGCACTCAATACAGCGACTGCCATGAAGTGTCCGGTCGGCAGCCACCTGTGCCTCTGTCATGTGTGGCCCAGAGGGCACCCCGAGCGAAACATCCGTCCTCCCCGTTTCTCGGTTTCCAGACGGGAAAACGGATCCTTCACCCCGTTCAGGATGACAGAGGGAAGGGGGCCTACCGTACCCAATTACATGACAGATCACGCTGGTCGCTGTACTCAATGCTCTTTTCGACTGTCACAGTTGCCTGATCCACTGTAGCATAAGAATCAGGAAATGGCCATTCCGGGCACCGTTAACGTAGTATTGGCACGAATTTCACGTCGCTTGCCATTGAGCGACACCACCACAGCCAATGAATTAATCGCCGACATCGACGATCGTGACCCGGGCTGGGCCGTCGACGATGGCGTGCGCCAGGTCACCCCGAGTGCACGCCGCCGCCCGCCGTCCGCTAGTGATCGTGCCCGATGTCCACGTGATCAGGGAGAGGTCGGGTGAGGCGATGTCGTGCGACTGCGCGTCGGGCGCGCCCGAGCATCAACCCCCGCCAGCCGCTCGTCTCGCGTCACCTCGTCGGCGGCGCGGACGGTGATGTGGCCGAGCTTGCGGCCGGGCCGTGGGGCCTTGCCGTAGTGGTGGAGGTGCGCGTCGGGGATCGCGAGGATCGCGGACGGGTCGGGCATCTCGCCGATCAGGTTCTGGAGGCCGATCGCGCCGAGCGCGTCGGTCTCACCGAGTGGATAGCCGAGGATGGCGCGCAGGTGGTTTTCGAACTGGCTTGTTCTGGCGCCCTCGATCGTCCAGTGGCCGGAGTTGTGGACGCGCGGGGCCATCTCATTGACCAGCAACGCATCGCCGACCTGGAACAGCTCGATCGCCAGCACGCCGACGTAGTCCAGCTCCGCCATCGCGATCTCGACATAACCGCGGGCCGTCGCTGCCAGTATGTCATCGACACGACGGGCCGGGACGAAGGCGCGGTGGAGCATCCCACCGACCTGCTCGATCTCGACGACGGGCCAGACCGCCACTGAGCCGTCGCGACCACGGGCGGCGAGGATCGCCAACTCGCGATCGTAGGGGACGAACGCCTCCAGGATCAGCGGCCGGCCGCCGAGCGTCTGCCAGGCGGCGTCGAGGTCGGCGGCGTCGCGGAGGATGGCCTGACCTTTGCCGTCGTACCCCTCGCGCCGCGTCTTCAGCACGGCCGGCAGGCCCAGCTCGGCGACGGCGGCGTCCAGCCCGGCCCGGTCGTCGACGGCGACGTAGCGCGGGGTCGGGATGCCGAGCGCGTTGAAGAACGTCTTCTCCGACAGGCGGTCCTGGGCGACATCGAGCGCGGCCGGCGGCGGGTAGACCGGGACCTGGCGCTCCAGCGCGCGCGCGACGTGGGCCGGCACGTTCTCGAACTCGTAGGTGACGACATCCAGCCCCTCGGCGAAGCGGGCGAGGGCGTCGGGATCGTCGTAGGCGCCGACGATCAGCTCGCCGAGGTCGGCGACGGGCGCGTCCGGCGAGGGGTCGAGGAAGCGGAAGCGCAGGCCGAGCGGGTAGCCGGCCAGCGCCAGCATGCGGCCGAGCTGGCCACCGCCGATGATGCCGACGCGGATCATCTAGCTGCCCTCCCGTGGGTCGGGGTGATCGAGGACAGTCTGAGTCTGCCGCGCCCGCCATTCGTGGAGCGCGGCGCGGATCGCCGGCCGGTTCGCGCCGACGATCGCGGCGGCCAGCAGCGCGGCGTTGACCGCGCCAGCCCGGCCGATCGCCAGCGTTCCGACCGGGATGCCGGCCGGCATCTGGACGATCGACAGCAGCGAGTCCATGCCCTTCAGCGCGCGGGATTCGACCGGCACCCCGAGGACCGGCAGGACCGTCTTCGCCGCGGCCATGCCCGGCAGGTGCGCCGCGCCACCGGCGCCGGCGATGATGACCTCCAGCCCGCGCGCCTCGGCGCTGCCGGCGTACTCGAACAGCAGGTCCGGCGTGCGGTGCGCCGAGACGACGCGCGTCTCGTACGGCACGCCGAGCGCCTCCAGCGTCTCGACCGCATGCGCCATCGTCTCCCAGTCCGAGCGCGACCCCATAATCACGCCCACCAGCGGCTGTTCGGCCATGCTTCCTGAACTCCTGTCTCGTCCGTCTGTCCGGGCATGACGGTAGCAGATTGGGGGACGGCGGACGAGGGACGGGGGACGGGGATGGTTTCGTAGGGACAGGACCGGGCCTGTCCCGTATGGAGCCAACAGAATCCATCTCTCCGGTACGATAGCGTCGTAGACGCTGATGAACGACACCGGAGGTTCCCCAGATGACACTGAAGCCGATCGTGACCCGCACCGTCGATGTTGTCGAGGACTACCACGGCACGCCAGTGGCCGACCCGTATCGCTGGCTAGAGGATGCAGCCGATCCCGAGGTGCTGGCCTGGACCGAAGCGCAGAACGCGCGGACGCAGGCGTGGCTCGGCGAGCATGCTCCCAAGCGGGAGCGCATCCACGAGCGGCTGACGGAGCTGTGGGACTACCCCAAAGACTCCGCGCCGATGAAGCGCGGCGGGCGCTACTTCGCCTTCCACAATCCCGGCCTGCTGAACCAGCCGCTGCTGACCGTTCGTGAGGCGCTCGACGCCGAGCCGCGGACGCTGCTGGACGTCAACCAGCTCTCCGATGATGGCACGGTCGCGACGACGAACCAGGCGGCCTCGCGCGATGGCCGGCTGCTGGCCTACGCGCTGGCCGAGAGCGGCAGCGACTGGCAGACGATCCGCGTGCGCGACGTCGAGAGCGGCGCTGACCTGTCCGACGAGCTGCGCTGGTGCAAGTTCTCCAACATCGCCTGGCTGCCGGACGGATCGGGCTTCTACTACAGTCGCTACCCCGAGCCGGGCAGCGTCCCGACCTCGCGGCAGAACAGCCACAACCGCGTCTATCTGCACAGGATCGGCGACCCGCAGGCAGACGACACGCTGGTCTACGAGCGGCCAGACATGCCCGACTTGCATTTCTTCGCCGAGGTCAGCCACGATGGCCGCTACCTCGTCATCACCGCCTCGATCGGCACCGACCCGCGGACGCGGATTTACTACCGCGACCTGGCCAGCAACGGCGACATCGTGCCGCTGCTCGACGGCGCCGACGCCAAGTACGAGTTCGTCGACAACGACGACGCGACGTTCTACATCCTGACCGACCGCGACGCGCCGCTCGGCCGGCTGGTGGCGATCGACGCCGCCGACCCCGCGCCAGAGCGCTGGCGCGACGTGATCCCCGAGGGCGGGACGCCGCTGGCGGCGGTCGTCGCGGCCGGCGACCGTCTGGTCGCGCTGATGCTGATCGACGCCCAGCATCGAATCGACCTGTATCGACGCGACGGCACGTTCGACCGGATGATCGACCTGCCCGGGATCGGCGCGGTCGAGGCGCTCTCCGGTGAGCCGGATGACCCGGAGCTGTTCCTCACCTTCACCTCGTTCCTGACGCCGCCGACCCCATACCGCTACGACCTGGCCGACCCCGACGCGAGGCTCGCGCCGCTCCTTGCGCCGGCCATCGACTTCGATAGCGATGTCTACGAGACGCGGCAGGTTTTCTTCCACTCGCAGGATGGCACGCGAGTGCCAATGTTCGTCAGCCATCGCAAGGGTCTGAGCCTGCACGGGGATAACCCGACACTGCTCTACGCCTACGGCGGATTCAACATCAGCCTGATGCCGGCCTTCTCGCCGACCAATCTCGCCTGGCTGGAACGCGGCGGCGTCTTCGCCCAGGCCAACCTGCGCGGTGGCGAAGAGTACGGCGAGGAGTGGCACCAGGCCGGCATGCTGGAGCGCAAGCAGAACGTCTTCGACGACTTCATCGCCGCTGCCGAGTGGCTGATCGGCAACGGCTACACCAGCCGCGAGAAGTTGGCGATCAACGGGCGCTCGAACGGCGGACTACTGGTCGGCGCGTGTCTGACCCAGCGGCCTGACCTCTACGGCGCAGCGGTCTGCGAGGTGCCGGTGCTGGACATGCTGCGTTACCACCGCTTCACCGTCGGGCATTTCTGGACGCCGGAGTATGGAAACGCCGAGGAGGATCCGGAGCACTTCCGCTTCCTGCTGGCCTATTCACCACTGCACAACGTCCACTCCGGCACGGCCTACCCACCGACACTGGTGACCTCGGCCGACACCGACGACCGGGTCGTCCCAGCCCACGCCAAGAAGTTCACGGCGACGCTGCAGGCGGCCCAGGGCGGCGACGCGCCGGTGCTGCTGCGGGTCGAGATGAAGGCCGGCCACGGCATGGGCAAGCCGACCGCCAAGCTCATCGAAGAGCGCGCCGACGTGCTGGCGTTTCTGTCGACGGTGTTAGGGGTGGACCCGAACGACGGATGACGCACGAGATCTGAGTGTGATGCTCGCGGGCGTCCAACGGCATTCACTCGTGCGATCGTGCACGACGCGCTCGTCGCGGTTCCGACGTATATCATTATCGAACGACACCCATCCCCCGGCCAGTTCGGAAGGGGCGAATGATGACCGCTGACGATGCTGACCTCCGCCTTCGATGTCCCTCGTGCCAGGCCGTGCTTCCCGAGGCTGCGAGATACTGTCCGGTCTGTGGCTACGCTCTGGATTCGCGGACTAATTCGTTGGCGGGGCCGGCGTCGAGCCTCGATCTGCGACTGGAGCGGATCGAACGACGACTCGCCGAGCTCGACCAACGCCTGCTGGGGCTGGAGCGTGGCGCTGCGCCGCCGGTAGGTGTCTATCACGAGCCACGACCCGCGCCGCCAGTCGCACCCGTTGCCGCGCCACGACCGACAGTAGCCCAACCGCCGCAGGCCGCGCCCCGGCCCCCACCGCCGGCTCGGCGTCGCGCGGAACCGCGCTGGTCGGGTGTGGATCTCGAGGATCTATTGAGCGGCCGCGGACTTGCCTGGCTGGGCGGGCTGGCGCTGATTGTTGGCGCGGTCTTCTTCCTGAGCCTGGCCTTCAGCCGTGGCTGGATCGGGCCGGCTACGCGCGTGACGATCGGTCTGGTTAGCGGAGCGCTGATGCTGGCAGGCGGCGGCTGGCTCTTCGAGCGGCGCGAGCGGGTCATCGGCCACGTCCTGGTCGCCGTCGGTCTCGGCGTCCTCAGCCTCTCACTGCTGGCTGGTTGCGATTTCTACGACCTCTTTTCGATCCACGTCGCGCTGCTCGGCACATTCGCTGCCGCAGCGGTGGCCGCCGTCATCGCTATCCATGCTCGGTCGCAGGTCGTCGCTATCTTCGGTCTCGTTGCCGCGCTGGCGGCTCCCCCACTGCTCGGGGCGGAGCCGGACGGCGCGACGATCGCATTCCTGGTGGTCGTGCTGGCTGGCACGACTGCGATCACGCTCACCCGCGACTGGCGCTGGCTGGCGCCGGTCGCCTTCGTCCTCTCTGCGCCACAGTTGGCAGACTGGGTGCTGAGCAATCCGGCCGTCGCGCCAGCGCTGCTAGCGACCTGGGGCTTCTGGCTGCTCCATGTGCTTGCGGCTGGCGGCGAGGAGTATCGTGTCCCGCGCGACCGGCTGCGCCCCGTCTCGGCGATGCTCCTGCTGGCGAACGCCTCGTTCCTCATCTGGGCCGGGTTCCGGCTGCTCGAAGGCGGACTCGACGGCTGGCGGGGGCTGTTCCTGGTCGGCGTCTCCCTGGCGCATGCCGCCATTGCGGCCTACTTTCTCGTCGTCCGTGGCCAGCGCAACCCATTCGGCCTACTGATGGCTGGCACAGCGCTGGCCGCGTTCAGCATCGCCGTTCCGGTCCAGCTTGGCGGGCCGATCGTCCCGATTATCTGGGCAGCCCAGGCGGTTGCGCTGACCTGGGTCTACACGCGGACACGCAACGGGTATGCGGCCAGCGCGGCAGTCGTCCTTGGCGCTGTCGCAGCGCTACATCTCGCCACGATCGAGTACCCGTTCTGGCAGATCGACATGGCAGGCGGACCGGAGCGTGTGTTCCTCAATGGAAATGCCGCGACAGCCGGGTTCCTGCTGGCCTCGCTGATAGTGGCCGGCTGGTTCGTCCACGATCGCTTCGTTCGGATGCTGCTGGCTGCGGCCGGCGTTGCGCTGGTTGTCTACGTCCTGCCGTTCGAGCTTTCGGGCGCGGCGCTCGTCGGGGGCTGGTCGGCGGTCTGGGTCGTGGCGCTGGTCCTCTGGCGGACACCAGCATTTCGGCCCGATATTGATGATTACGGTGTGTCAGTGCGCTGGCGAGCTCTCGCCATTCGTGGGGCTGCCCATGCGCTGGCGGTCGCCGCGGGCGTCGCCGCCATCTGTGCTATCCAGCACCTGACGGCGCTTGACTTGCCGTTGGAAGATGCCTTTGCTCAAACTAGACCGGAGACTCCGTTCGTCAACGCTCCGAGTCTCGCGGCGGCATTCATGATTGCGGCCGCGCTGGCCGGCGCCTGGATCGTGCGTGCCTGGGATCGCGCCCGTGGCTGGTCGATCGTTGCCGCTGTGGCGATTGCTGGCTACCTGCTGCCGTTCCAGGTTGTGGAAGCGGCGGTCGTGGCCGGCTGGTCGGCCCTCGCCGTCGCGATCGCCCTCCTGGTTCGTCGGGATGCTGCGAACGCCGCCCTGTACCACGGAGTCTCGCTGGCGTTGCTCGGCTTCGGCGCGCTGCTCACGATCGCGCGCGTTGCTCCGCTCGACCGCCTCGCCGTCGACGCCACGCGCCCGATCGACCATCCGTTGCTGTGGAGCGGCGCGACAGTTGCCGGCATCGCGCTGGCAGTCGCCGCAGGTGTTGCTGCCAGAGTCGTGCGCGACAAGCCGCACGGGCGCTGGCTGATCGTTGCCGCGTCGATTGCCATCGTCTACACCCTCTCAGTCGGCCTGGTCGACGCGTTCCAGCGTCAGATCGGCGGGGAGACGGCGCTCGAGGAGCTACAGAAGCGGGCTCAGGTCGGGCTCTCGATCCTCTGGGCCGTTCTCGGCGGCGCGGCGTTCGTCGCCGGCATTGTCATGCGCCGACGCGAGGCTCGCTGGCTGGGGTTGGGATTGCTCGGCGTTGCGGCCGCCAAAGTGTTCATCGTCGACCTGGCTTCCCTCGACGCCGCCTACCGTGTGCTGTCCTTCATCGGACTGGGCATCCTGCTGCTACTCAGCTCGTGGGCCTATCAACACTGGATGCCGAACCTCCCCGAATCAGACGGACGCCCTGACCCCGTCGCTAGAGCTGGTGGGGAGTAGGAGAACCCGTTGCTCAGCGATCTCTCCGATGCAGCCAAGCATCTAGCGCCGCCCGAGCAACACTATCCGTGCGGCGCTGGGAGACCGCCGGTCGCCAGAGACGTGATATTTCAGGCGCTCTGTCTGATGTGGCACGTGGCGCCAGGCCGGCATGCTGGAGCGCAAGCAGAACGTCTTCGACGCCTTCATCGCCGCTGCCGAGTGGCTGATCGGCAACGGCTACACCAGCCACGAGAAGTTGGCGATCAACGGGCGCTCGAACGGCGGGCTACTGGTAGGCGCGTGTCTGACGCGGCGGTCTGCGAGGTGCCGGTGCTGGACATGCTGCGCTACCACCGCTTCACCGTCGGGCATTTCTGGACGCCGGAGTATCGTCGCGCAGCACCGAGCCGAATAGCGCCAGTTCGCGGATGTCGTAACGGCGACACAGATCGGCGAGGGCGTCCAACGGAAGGGGAATACGCCCCTGAACGTTCGTGCTCATGTGGTCCCCACATGACGTCCGATGGCGAGCGAGTCTTTATTCACTGTCGTTACGGCCCGAACCATCGAACGATACTTCCACCTTCGGTCAGGCGACCTGATAGATCAACGGACGGTAGCGCGGCTCGGGGATCGGCCGGCCGCCCTCACGGGCAGAATCGAGCCAGAGCCGTTCGGCGACCAGTACCTGTTCGAGCGCTTCCAACGGAGTATCCCCGAAGGCTGAGCAATACTGAAGGTCGGGGATATCGGCGACGAAGCAGCCATCCTCTTCGCTGTAGAACACATTGATGTGGTAATGCTGGTCGCTCATAGTTTCTCCTCAAGTCGCAGCTCATATCGCTCGACGAGACGCAGGAACTAGCGAATCTGATATGGCTTGGCCTCGCCACGAAGCGGCTAGAGGTTGACCATCGCGGGGACCGCCGGATGAGCGTATAGGTGGCGGCTGCCCTCCGTGCGGTCGAGAATGAATCCGAAGCCCTCGACAAGATCCTCGAAATCGCGAAACACGCCGTTGTTCATGGAGCCTTGCGTCAGCCGGCGTAGCAGCCGCTCACGGTTCCATAGTATCGGCGTCCGCGCGAATCGCCAACGCTCACGCGGCCTCCATCCGTCGCCCGGATGGTCTGCTCGGCGTTCCCCAGGTCGGTCACCTCGACGATCTGATCGGTGATGCCATCCTCGTCGAATCGGTAATGACGACGAGGTTCGACGTAGGGCGAATTGATGATCGGGTTCTCGATCACGACCTGTGTCACGGTGGCCCTCCTGCTGGGTTTCTATCGTAGCACGCGCAGCAAGGTTTGATCGCGCTTCATCGGGCAGGGTCGCCGGCCATGGCTCCTCTGCGGCGCGAGTCGTGCTGGGACTGATGTATACATGCAGCAACGACGACGGGCGACGAGGCCCGGCGAGTTGAGGAGGGCAGGGACACGATGGCCGTGGACGAGACTGCGACCGACCGCACGACTGCGCCGCTATTCGAGCTGGACGACACACATCGTGAATTTCAGGCGCTCTGCCGGCGGTTCGTCCAGCAGCACGTGACGCCGAGGGTCGAGGCTGCCGAGCGCGCAGGGCAGTTCCCGCTCGATCTGATGCCGCTGATGGGACGCAACGGATTCCTCGGGCTGACCTTTCCGGAGGAGGCCGGTGGGACGGGCGGCGATATGCTGGCGATCGCGCTCCTCTCCGAGGAGCTGGGCAAGTCGTGTGGCGGCATCGCGGTGACACCGCTGGCCAGCGCCTACATGGCCGCGCCACACCTGGCGAAGTTCGGCACGCCGGAGCAGCAGGAGCGCTGGCTGCTGCCGATCACGACCGGCGAGAAGATCGCCTCGATCGGCGTCACCGAGCCCGCCACGGGGTCGGACGTGGCCGGTATGCGGACGACGGCAGCGAAGGTCGACGGCGGCTACCGGATCAACGGGACGAAGCTGTTCATCACCAACGCCGGGTTCGCCGACTACATCGTCCTCGGCGCGAAGACCAACCCGACCGAGCGACACCGCGGCATCACGATGTTCCTCATCGAGAAGGACGACCCGGGCTTCAACCTCGGCCGGCCACTGGAGAAGATGGGCTGGCACTCGTCCGACACCCGCGAGCTGATCTTCGACGACTGCTTCGTGCCGGACGACCGTGTGATCGGCCAGGTCGGCCGGGGGTTCTACCAGATCGCCGGATCGTTCCAGACCGAACGCGTCACACTGGCCGGGATGGGTGTCGGGCTGGCGCAGGCGGCGTTCGACGACGCGCTGGAGTACGCGAAGACGCGGCAGGCGTTCGGGCAGGAGATCGGAAAATACCAGGCGATCCGCCACAAGCTGGCCGACATGGCGACGAGCATCCACGCCGGCCGGCTGCTGCTCTACCAGGCAGCGGCCAAGTTCGACAGCGGCGCGGACGACGCGCTCGACCTCGTCGCGATGGCCAAGCTGCAGACGGCGATCATGGCCAATCGCGTCGCCGACGACGCAGTCCAGATCTTCGGCGGCTACGGCTACATCGAGGAGACCCGCGTCGCGATGCACTATCGCGACGCGCGCATCCTGCGCATCGGCGGCGGCACCGACGAGATCCAGCGCGAGATCCTGGCAAAGCGGATGGGGTTGTGACGGAGGGATGGGGGATGGGGCAAAGGCGTGGAACCGACTCCTCGTCCCCCGTCCCCCGTCCCCCGTCCCCGGCGATCTACCAGATACCGAGCTCGTCGCGCGCGTCTTCGCTCATCATGGCCGGCGACCAGGGCGGCGTCCAGACGATCTTGAGGTCGATATTGCCGATGCCCATCAGCCCCCCGAGGGCGCGGTGGACCTCTTCGAAGATGACCGGCCCGAGCGGGCAGCCCATCGAGGTGAGTGTCATGATGACTTCGACATCATTCTCCTCGGAGATGATCGCGTCGTAGACCAGGCCGAGGTCGACGATATTGACGCCCAGCTCCGGGTCGTAGACATCCTTCAGCATCTCCAGAATCAGGTCTTTGTTCAGTTGCACCATCTCGGCGCGTCGCTCCTATCGATTCGTCGGCTATCCTGACCGCTAAGGATAGCGCCTGAGGCAGCGTTGGTGCGCGCTCTGCGGTACCCTCAGCACAACAACCGGGAGAATCCCGGAGCGATCCGTTCATTCACGATCGAGGGTTGACGGCGATGTCCTGGCTGGATTTTCTGAAGCGACACGAGCAGCACGACGAGGAGCGGCCGACCCGCGACCTGCCGATCATCCGCACCGGCGGCGTGCAATCTGCCGCTGGCGCGCCGGTCATCGGCCGGCGACCGGCGACCGACGATCCCGAGGCGCAAGCCCGGCGCAAGGCGCGGCTGGAGCAACGCGTGCTCGACCTGCGCTACGACATCCAGCGGGCAGTGAGCGCGTTGGAGGAACCCAACCGCTGGACCGAACGCGTCGCCGAGCTGGACGCCGCGATCGTTCAGGCCGATCGCGACATCGAGACGATACGCGCCGCCCAGCCGGATACGCCAGGCATCCCGCTACCCGCCTGGCCGGTGCATATCGCATCGTTGCGCGCAGCCGAACCCGCTGAGGCGCAGTTGCGCATCGGCGAGGCGCAACTGCGCTATGTCGAAGACATTGACTGGGCCGAACGCGGGCATCAGAAAACCCCCGGCGAGATGCGACGCACCGAAGGAGACCCGGACCTGCTGA
Protein-coding sequences here:
- a CDS encoding DUF2339 domain-containing protein — translated: MTADDADLRLRCPSCQAVLPEAARYCPVCGYALDSRTNSLAGPASSLDLRLERIERRLAELDQRLLGLERGAAPPVGVYHEPRPAPPVAPVAAPRPTVAQPPQAAPRPPPPARRRAEPRWSGVDLEDLLSGRGLAWLGGLALIVGAVFFLSLAFSRGWIGPATRVTIGLVSGALMLAGGGWLFERRERVIGHVLVAVGLGVLSLSLLAGCDFYDLFSIHVALLGTFAAAAVAAVIAIHARSQVVAIFGLVAALAAPPLLGAEPDGATIAFLVVVLAGTTAITLTRDWRWLAPVAFVLSAPQLADWVLSNPAVAPALLATWGFWLLHVLAAGGEEYRVPRDRLRPVSAMLLLANASFLIWAGFRLLEGGLDGWRGLFLVGVSLAHAAIAAYFLVVRGQRNPFGLLMAGTALAAFSIAVPVQLGGPIVPIIWAAQAVALTWVYTRTRNGYAASAAVVLGAVAALHLATIEYPFWQIDMAGGPERVFLNGNAATAGFLLASLIVAGWFVHDRFVRMLLAAAGVALVVYVLPFELSGAALVGGWSAVWVVALVLWRTPAFRPDIDDYGVSVRWRALAIRGAAHALAVAAGVAAICAIQHLTALDLPLEDAFAQTRPETPFVNAPSLAAAFMIAAALAGAWIVRAWDRARGWSIVAAVAIAGYLLPFQVVEAAVVAGWSALAVAIALLVRRDAANAALYHGVSLALLGFGALLTIARVAPLDRLAVDATRPIDHPLLWSGATVAGIALAVAAGVAARVVRDKPHGRWLIVAASIAIVYTLSVGLVDAFQRQIGGETALEELQKRAQVGLSILWAVLGGAAFVAGIVMRRREARWLGLGLLGVAAAKVFIVDLASLDAAYRVLSFIGLGILLLLSSWAYQHWMPNLPESDGRPDPVARAGGE
- a CDS encoding type II toxin-antitoxin system HicB family antitoxin, whose translation is MSDQHYHINVFYSEEDGCFVADIPDLQYCSAFGDTPLEALEQVLVAERLWLDSAREGGRPIPEPRYRPLIYQVA
- a CDS encoding acyl-CoA dehydrogenase family protein, producing the protein MAVDETATDRTTAPLFELDDTHREFQALCRRFVQQHVTPRVEAAERAGQFPLDLMPLMGRNGFLGLTFPEEAGGTGGDMLAIALLSEELGKSCGGIAVTPLASAYMAAPHLAKFGTPEQQERWLLPITTGEKIASIGVTEPATGSDVAGMRTTAAKVDGGYRINGTKLFITNAGFADYIVLGAKTNPTERHRGITMFLIEKDDPGFNLGRPLEKMGWHSSDTRELIFDDCFVPDDRVIGQVGRGFYQIAGSFQTERVTLAGMGVGLAQAAFDDALEYAKTRQAFGQEIGKYQAIRHKLADMATSIHAGRLLLYQAAAKFDSGADDALDLVAMAKLQTAIMANRVADDAVQIFGGYGYIEETRVAMHYRDARILRIGGGTDEIQREILAKRMGL
- a CDS encoding metal-sulfur cluster assembly factor; its protein translation is MVQLNKDLILEMLKDVYDPELGVNIVDLGLVYDAIISEENDVEVIMTLTSMGCPLGPVIFEEVHRALGGLMGIGNIDLKIVWTPPWSPAMMSEDARDELGIW